The following are encoded together in the Vigna angularis cultivar LongXiaoDou No.4 chromosome 9, ASM1680809v1, whole genome shotgun sequence genome:
- the LOC108347226 gene encoding trihelix transcription factor GT-3b, whose amino-acid sequence MEGHHLHRHHGQQQQQQRLQPQNTSANVDATDRFPQWSIQETKEFLVIRAELDQTFMETKRNKQLWEVISTRMKEKGYHRSAEQCKCKWKNLVTRYKGFETMEQEATKQQFPFYNEFSAIFTARMQRMLWAEAEGGSKKNKGTQLSSDEEEDGNEESAEAGGGRKKKKAKIASGGGGGSSLKEILEEFMRQQMQIEAQWMEAFEARENERRLKEMEWRQAMEVLENERIMMEERWREREEQRRIREEARAEKRDALITALLNKLERQEM is encoded by the exons ATGGAGGGTCATCATCTCCATCGCCACCATGGgcaacaacaacagcaacaaaGGCTTCAGCCTCAGAATACGAGTGCCAACGTTGATGCGACTGATAGGTTTCCCCAATGGAGTATCCAAGAGACTAAGGAGTTTCTCGTGATTCGTGCAGAGCTGGATCAGACTTTCATGGAGACTAAGAGGAACAAGCAGTTGTGGGAAGTGATCTCAACGAGAATGAAGGAAAAGGGTTACCATAGAAGTGCAGAGCAGTGCAAGTGCAAGTGGAAAAACCTCGTTACTCGCTACAAG GGGTTTGAAACAATGGAGCAAGAAGCGACGAAGCAGCAATTCCCATTTTACAATGAATTCAGTGCGATTTTCACGGCAAGGATGCAGAGAATGCTGTGGGCTGAAGCTGAGGGTGGGTCGAAGAAGAACAAGGGGACGCAGCTCTCATCGGACGAGGAAGAAGATGGCAATGAAGAGAGTGCAGAAGCTGGtgggggaagaaagaagaaaaaagcaaAGATAGCTAGTGGGGGTGGTGGTGGTAGCAGTTTGAAGGAGATTTTGGAGGAGTTCATGAGGCAGCAGATGCAGATAGAAGCACAATGGATGGAAGCATTTGAAGCAAGGGAAAATGAGAGGAGGTTGAAGGAGATGGAGTGGAGGCAAGCCATGGAAGTGTTGGAGAATGAGAGGATAATGATGGAAGAAAGAtggagagaaagagaggaacAAAGGAGGATCAGAGAAGAAGCTAGGGCTGAGAAAAGGGATGCTCTAATCACAGCTTTGCTAAACAAACTAGAGAGGCAAGAAatgtga
- the LOC128194043 gene encoding protein DOA1-like — translation MSPDNPYDVADKWLLKENLPLSFREQVVQFILQNTGQNNVTFDASFRDPYTGSHAYVPGQPSHLSDISAKPTFKHIPKKGMLVFDAARFDGILKKIIEFNNALQSDQVDMVDILFFFGY, via the exons atgtCTCCAGATAATCCATATGATGTTGCTGATAAATGGCTACTCAAGGAGAATCTTCCACTTTCTTTTCGTGAACAAGTTGTACAGTTCATTCTTCAAAATACCGGACAAAACAATGTTACTTTTGATGCCTCATTTCGTGATCCCTATACTGGCT CCCATGCTTACGTACCAGGACAACCTTCTCATTTGTCTG ATATTTCTGCAAAACCCACTTTCAAGCATATTCCTAAG AAAGGGATGCTTGTTTTTGATGCTGCTCGGTTTGATGGGATTCTTAAAAAGATTATTGAGTTCAATAATGCATTACAATCTGACCAGGTAGATATGGTAgatattttattcttctttgGTTATTAA